One region of Metallosphaera sedula DSM 5348 genomic DNA includes:
- a CDS encoding alpha/beta hydrolase family protein, with protein sequence MHSIVLHGKGSSPSKVEWLSVPLKRFGTVEVPNFDYDVEQGLEIVLKTDFQLIAGHSRGGTVALLAGARRGVPVIAVSAPTDRLLQLEHLSKFPEDSEQGKLYRYLSSFPREKLLETSPIAHASSLRNILLIHGEGDDVVPIIHSERLCDKVREAGNSCEIVKLNMRHSPPKHLYGEIENVIVNWVNSLCKKGVLSCST encoded by the coding sequence ATGCATTCAATTGTACTGCATGGAAAGGGGTCGTCACCATCAAAGGTAGAGTGGTTGTCAGTTCCTCTCAAGAGGTTCGGCACTGTTGAGGTTCCAAACTTTGATTATGATGTGGAGCAGGGACTAGAGATCGTGTTGAAGACCGATTTTCAGTTGATCGCAGGTCACTCAAGGGGAGGTACCGTTGCGCTTCTCGCTGGAGCTAGGAGGGGTGTACCAGTGATTGCGGTCTCTGCCCCCACCGATAGGTTGCTCCAGCTGGAACACCTTTCCAAGTTTCCGGAGGACAGTGAACAGGGGAAACTCTACAGGTATCTTTCCTCCTTCCCCCGGGAAAAACTCCTCGAGACGTCACCAATAGCCCACGCCTCTTCCCTTAGGAACATACTTCTAATACACGGAGAAGGCGACGACGTAGTTCCCATCATTCATTCGGAAAGGCTGTGTGATAAGGTGAGAGAGGCCGGGAACAGCTGTGAGATTGTGAAGCTTAACATGAGACACTCACCACCTAAGCACCTGTATGGCGAGATAGAGAACGTAATCGTCAACTGGGTTAATTCACTATGTAAAAAAGGAGTACTGTCTTGCTCTACGTAA